Genomic window (Cryptococcus deuterogattii R265 chromosome 7, complete sequence):
TAGTGTTTATGTGAATGGACTGAGAATTGTGGGTGCGAGTGGGATTTACAAGGGATTCGATTACCGAAAGGGTGAGTATTGTCAATGCCTTGTTACTCCTGCTCACTAAACATGCATAGGTCACTTTGAGAAGGTGCCTTATAATGATAAGGAGCTGAGAAGTGTATACCATATACGGGAGTACGATGTGGAGAAGCTCATGCATGTAAGTCACTTCGCAGCCAAGTATCCCTTTACTAATCTGGTCTCAGTTGACACCGACTCCAAGCACCATCTTTTTATCCCACGATTGGCCCACCACAATAGCCCATCATGGTAACAAGCACGCACTCCTCAAACGCAAGCCCTTCTTCCGAGACGAAGtaaatcatcatcttcttcagtaAATTATCCCGAAAGCTGACCACTTGAAGATTGAAAAGAACACTCTTGGTTCACCGCCTCTCTTAAGACTAATGAACCATTTTCAACCCTCTTACTGGTTCTCAGCCCATCTACATGTCAAATTTGCCGCTTTGTACGAACATCAAGCCCCTAACCATGGCCCGGATGTCGACGATGGTGCACCTTTACCTTTACCGGCAACCTCATCGATAACTCAGGCTGGTGGTAATCCAGATGAGATTCAGAtcgatgaagagatggatgaagggaaCCCGGATGAGATTATtattgaggatgagggtgaagagATTATTGTTAGACCAAGGCAGGCCAATCCAGATGAGATTGTAttggatgacgaggagtTTGATGACCCTGAACCTGTTGTCCCTCAACCGTTATCTTCTACAACAAACAACACCTTCAATCCAGAAGAAATAACTATATCAGACGAAGAGTTTGATGTTCCTACCGCCACCTCGCAAACTCCTCAGCCCCTGCCCGTTACCAAAGCTAACCCCGAAGAAATAACCATCTCTGACGACGAATTCAATGACTCTACCCCAGCGGCCCAGCCCCTCACTACAATTGACGAATCGACCGACCTCATCGCCCAATCACGTTCTAACCGCTCCCATCCGCCCGTCCCTGGTACCATAGCCCCTCCCGCCTCTGACTCTATTGCACCCCATATTATGCAAGAAGCACGAGAAGAACAGCAGAAATGGGAGCTGCATGGTGGGAAAGGAATGGAGGGAGTAACCAAGTTTTTGGCATTGGACAAATGTGGGCCCGGTAAAGACCATATGCAGGTATGTCATCAACTACTTTTCTGTCGACTGTATATTCTCTAGACTAAACTAATGACTGGTTTGAATAGTTCCTTGAGATCCCAGAcccttccccaccctcGTTCCCAGGACCCCCAAGGTTAACGTACGACCCTGAATGGCTAGCGATATGCCGTGCTTTCCACCCATACCTCTCGACCTCTTATCAACCCAttcctctcccatcccccGACGTACTTGAGCAGATGGTGAAGGATGAAATAGTAAGgatcaaggaggaagggttgCTTGTTCCCACTGAACCACAAGATGGTGCGATCGAGGGGCAAGAGGGGTTGGTATgggaaaagggcaaagtGGATGTAGGAAGAGTGCAAAGATTTTGGTGGACTGCGCCACCTGAAGGACATCTGGGTGGGAATGATGGTGAGTTTAGCGCCTTCTTTTGTCCCCATAAGCTATCACATCAGCTATCACTGGGAACGGTTTATTGGGTAACAACTGTGCTAACAAGAGAAACTCGTAGCTGCGTGGT
Coding sequences:
- a CDS encoding RNA lariat debranching enzyme, producing MRIAIQGCSHGSLAQIYDVINYYSSQTKNPIDLLLLCGDFQALRSKHDYASLAVPAKFKQLGSFHQYYSGERVAPVLTIVIGGNHEASNYMWELYHGGWLAPSIYYLGAAGSVYVNGLRIVGASGIYKGFDYRKGHFEKVPYNDKELRSVYHIREYDVEKLMHLTPTPSTIFLSHDWPTTIAHHGNKHALLKRKPFFRDEIEKNTLGSPPLLRLMNHFQPSYWFSAHLHVKFAALYEHQAPNHGPDVDDGAPLPLPATSSITQAGGNPDEIQIDEEMDEGNPDEIIIEDEGEEIIVRPRQANPDEIVLDDEEFDDPEPVVPQPLSSTTNNTFNPEEITISDEEFDVPTATSQTPQPLPVTKANPEEITISDDEFNDSTPAAQPLTTIDESTDLIAQSRSNRSHPPVPGTIAPPASDSIAPHIMQEAREEQQKWELHGGKGMEGVTKFLALDKCGPGKDHMQFLEIPDPSPPSFPGPPRLTYDPEWLAICRAFHPYLSTSYQPIPLPSPDVLEQMVKDEIVRIKEEGLLVPTEPQDGAIEGQEGLVWEKGKVDVGRVQRFWWTAPPEGHLGGNDAAWYTNPQTEAFCGMLGVQNKINPPVNRQ